Sequence from the Primulina huaijiensis isolate GDHJ02 chromosome 16, ASM1229523v2, whole genome shotgun sequence genome:
TTTTGTTATATTGACTTATAAACATTTGTGATGTATTATGTAAATATGTGAGTAATATGCTTTAAATCATTCATTGCTGAACTTGTTTGTAAATAATGATGTGACACTTGTggataaataaaaatgattgcTCATGGAGTTCGCTGTAGTTTTGTATTTTGAGaggaatattttttgtttttgttggcCAAGTTGATGACAAAATGAagtttttttattgtatatctTGAAACAttggaaaatattatttgaaaaatattgtttaactgTTGGTTGGTAACAAATAGTGTTGATCAACAATGTTTGTGTTAATGTTGAAGAAAACATGTTTTTTGCTGTTTGTTtagtttttataaattttggcaGAATTTTCCCTAGAAATATGACATGCCAAAAATGTAAACACTTGTAAATAAATCCAAAGCAGCGGATATGAGGGTAACAACATATTTTAACCAGCAAAGTTTAGCTTACAAACCTCTTTCCAGCATCCAAAAAATCAAAATGAGTTAAGCCAAACGATGGAAAATAAGGGCAACAAAACAGAAAATATATCACACTATGGTCTAAACATCATAGAAAAGGCCAACATAAATCGTGTTTGCAAGGGTGATGAAAACAAGTACTCAAAAAAAATATAGGCGTCGTAGATCCTCCTATTTGGAGTGACACTCGCCTCGAATTTCTTCAGCACTTTTCAATGTGTCTTTCCCTTGTTGATATGCTTGCTTTTGGTTCACATGTTATTGCCGCGGCactagatattttatttgaggcTATCAGAGACAAGGTGACCTTCTTCTCAGAAATCATGCCATCCAACCTTTCTTTCTGTCTCGAAATTTCCAAGTTGTATCAATGTTTCTGAGAAGTGAAACTAGAATCTTGGAAAGATGAGATAGGGGGAACGATAGGTTGAAAGTTTCATAAGATAGAGGGATATGACTGTAGGAAAGATTAAAACTTGGATTGAAAATTTCCACCATGTCGAAATATTCAGCAGAATCGGGTGAATACCTGTAAGTgtgaaaaaatatcataataaagAAACATTGGTTTGGTTTTTAGAGCCAAAAAAAGTGAAGACATACATAGGAACAGAGGTAGTCTTGGCAGCCAAATGAAGATCCGAGTTGGCTCGAAGGGTTTGCGCTGGGAGACGAAGGATAACTAACCATTCATGTAAGTAAAGCAAAATAAATCAATACACTTGAGTAAAGTGGTCAAGAGACCATCCTCAATTGATAGTTAAGTAATGACTATTGAACAAACAACATCAAACAAACAAGATATTGATTCTCTTCGCAGTGAAACCGAGATCAAGCCAATTAGGCACCTTGTATACTTGAACGAACTTACAtgaaaataaatgcaaacaagttctcaatgaaaaaacaaaaattatagaGCACAATGATCACATAGAATGGCCAGCAAAGATCGGGGAAGATCGAAATCTATGATATGAAGCTTATCCTTAAAAATTGGAAGTTTTGTGTCTAGATGCGGGCACATAGAATCACAAGCATGACCAAACAAGAAGCTAATGAATTAACCAAATATATCTGGctaaattttgaataatcaaGTATGTAATATTTAAGCACATTTATATCTTAGAAAATGTATCAAATATCTTACAagcaagtggatgaagacatgttgaaaatttaagcTTCATATATGCCATGAAAAAATGAGAAAGACAATGAGTTTACTTGTTCCCTGGAGTTCCACGGATGTACGTGGAATAGGTATATTCTGTGGTGGTAATGTCGCGGGCTATGGGAAGAGAGGTGGTGGCACGACGGCTTGCTAGTGGAATGAGGAAGGAaataaagaattgaaagaaagaCAAGAGAGTGTGAAGAAGAATACTGCGTAAAGGAAAAACTTGAGATTGAAAGGTTTGAAAGAAGAGTGTGATGAGATAAGAGTTGTGTGAATTTGAATCTACAAGTGAATGCGTAGGAGGAAAGGAAGAATCTGAATATTAAGTTATTTATTCATGCAACTTTGAGAATTGAGCTTTGGGCCTCATTCGTGGATCACTGAAGAATAGCACATGACAAATTTAAATATAACCAAACTAGCTAGAGCAGTTGTTGAGCGCgaattttcaaaactcaaattcTACAAAGCCCACAATGAGATCTTTATAATGTGAAAGCCCAATTtccaaataataaagaaatcagttgaactgtacGATTAGAAAAATTGGTCGATGACCTATGGTCGATGATCGTGGAAATTGGCTGAAACTACCCGACGGAGTTAAACAAAAAACGATCAACAAGGATCATAATAATATGTCCCGACAAATTCATCAACAAACAACATAAAAAGCTTTTGCGAATTCTCTCAATAATTTGTTCGATTGTTTTCAATTTCCAGTAGTCTAGTTTAATTTTTGACATTCGTTCAGCTTTCTTGTAAAAATGTCGCTCAAATTCATAACAgtataattaaatttgatattgTTAATGGATTCCTTATGCAATTTTCACTTATTCCTCAAAAACCAAATTCTTAGCTTTGAATTTATAACGAATGAATTATAACGAACGGTCATAGACACACACCATTTGATAATAGAAGTCAGATCATTTCACTTATACACGATCACGTGCATGGCACGTCCCACAATAATTTATGCAAGAAGGTGAGAtatcccaattttttttaaacaacttATTTTGACAGCTTATAAGTTGTTTGCAACTTTTTTACCGAAAAAATATGAGAGTTTATAAATTCTAAAACAACTTATAAGATATGTTTTATAGCTTATAAAATCTATCAAATACCATCTAaagtataaatatatttttatagcaAGAGTATATCTCCAATGAAAATGTTTGcaaatcaatattcatgagACAGATCAACTTGATCCATATTTggagtaacaaataatatttttaacataaaagtcATATTTTTTAATGGTGAGGTTGAGTAAAAGACTTGTCTTACAAATTTTTAGTTGTCAGACGGTTCAATATaatttcttgtgtttttgcaGTGCTTGAACTTGACATTTTCATAATTCTCAGGATTCATGTTTAGAACTTCGAAAATTAGTATGTTTCATAACACAAGAACATATGTTTTTGTATAAAGTTCCAaatctaaataaatattaatgattTTGTAACTACTTAAAAATGCATGACATAATATgagaaattgaatttaaataatGTATGGACGATATTGAAGTTAGAGAAGAAATGGATAATTTAACCAGAAAgaagaatttaatatttgactcattattattgaaattaatagatttaaatgaaattttgaaaaatatgataaaagtcatgttcaagtTGGTGGTGTTCCATTACCAtctcaaataataaattaaattattatgtaatcaaatatattttctatatatattttgtgataGAAAATAAAGATAGCTTGGATTTGCATTATTATCTTGAAAACATATTTGTACACAAATTTGAACCTAAAAATATGCTTTAGGCTTCAAAAATATTTGGGTTCTCTATTTGGCCTTGGATTTATCATAATAACTTCAGGCCTAGATTGGTATGCAATAATTGAAAAGAATATTTCCGATCTCAAAATATCATTGGTTATTTTAGAATTCAAAATGCCTATTTTTAtgtagagtgggtctcatgtgagaccgtctcacggatcttaatctgtgagacaggtcaaccctacccatattcacaataaaaagtaatactcttagcataaaaagtaatactttttcatgaatgacccaaacaagagatccgtctcacaaatacgacccgtgagatcgtctcacataatttttattgattagCCTAATGAACAAATAAACATAGCTAAAATCCACCCATTATTAGCCTAATGGGCTCGGCCCATTATCTCTGTTCTACCCGCCTGGATGGCGCGCAACGGTCATATTTTCTGCGCGTTATAAAATCTTATAAACAACAATCCACGTTTGCGATTCATATTCCTCTATTCGTGGGTTCCCAAATTTCTTCAAGCACAGAAATATAATCCTCGGATTTTTTCCCATCAATTCTTGAAACAAAAGACTCCAATATAATCCTCGGATTTTTCCCATCAATTCTCGAAACAAAAGACTCCaatattctttaatttttcgAACAATCCTTGAACCCAAGTACCGTCTCGTTTCTTGAAGACAATCTTGATTGTTTTGTGTTGCTTTTTCTGCGCATCAATGGAGACTAACTCGACGAAGAAGAAGACTCGGGGGCGTCTCAAAATCGAGATGAAGAAAGTAGAGAGCAAAAAGAACTTACAAGTGACATTCACGAAACGCCGGAAAGGTCTGTTCGGAAAAGCCGGGGAACTGGCCGCTCTCTGCGGTTCGGAGATCGCGATCCTCGTGCAATCGCCGGCCGGAAAGATTTCCTCATTCGGGTATCCTTCGGCTGAATCTGTCATCCACAATTACGAAAGCGCGGGTACTTACTATAACTACAGTCCCTCAGAGGGAGACATCACAGACGCTAAGAATGGGTATTTCCAGGCCGTGGCGCGATTGGAAGAGCAGAAGAGGATCGAATCCGCGGCGAAAGAAATCTCTACCGAAGACAACAGAAAGTTATGGTGGGACGAAGAGAATGAGGGCATGGAACTGCACGAATTGGAGGAGTACGGCGAAGCGTTGGAAAAGCTACTGGAGAGAGTGACAGTAAAAGAGATGGAGGTGGCCAAAGAATCAGAGAAACAGTTGGCTTTGGATTTAGACTCAGTCCGGCCTCCATGTCCGAATATAGAGCTTAATCTTGATGCTTTTCAagaccaaataaattatttcatggtaattattgattctttaacgtgaatcaaacttttgaactttCGCCCTTACATTTGTTGTAATGAATTTGCAGACGACATCTGTGGAAAGCGACGCACGAGAAGAGGAGATTCTCGGAGACGTTTGGCATTTTGATGATGATCTTTGGGACTGGAAAACGAGTTAGGTGTTTTGAATAAATTGGATAAAAAGTTTTTGTTaatttggattttatttttttagtgttATCATGCAATATGTAAACTTCATTTTGTTTGAATAAACTGTGTTTAGGAATTACTCTtcatattttatcttttatttatttgtaactaaATATATAGTGTATATATACAAAAACTTACTTCTTTCCTGAGTTATTTTATAAGATGAATATCTTGTATGACCTGATCTATAAAAAGTATGACTTTTctatgtcaaaatattacttttcgtTTATGTGTGAATCGTGTCAACCCGTCACACAGTTGATATatctctgatttttttttttaagcatAATCTAtcgattatttttctttaatgagAGAACTGATACCATCTTTTCAATATTGATACATACATCTCAGGTTACTTAATTACAATATTGATTTTGGAATATGTATATTTTGTGGTAGTTGTTTTAAGTAATATTGTCCAACAACTTATTTATCATTGACCGAAGAATATGAACTTTCCACTCATGATCGTCATAGATTGAATTATAATCAAATCGCTTTAGGTCATCGTGTATTGGATTATAATCAAATTGTTTTAAATCGGTTATCAACGTcaataattgaaaattataCAATTCAAACAATttcttcaaattcatctcaaataaaatatgtataaaattgCTATTAAAACAATCCTTTATATGCAAAAGTGATTTTTTCTTAAGGAAGATTTTGGCTTCGTCAATACAAATGAGCGATTGCTTGGCGATCCCACCGGGTGTGATAAAAGTTTAAAAGTGTTCTGTGTTCATGCACAGTGAAATAATCCAGATCCAAGCAAGAATTATCTGaacatattgaataatttatgcACATATGACTGAAATATAACCTAATGTTGCTTTCGCCACAACCCAACAAGCTCCGATACATATCACTACTGACAATAACTAAGATATACCACAatagaaaaaatttatataatttgttcTGATAACTATCAGCAGGTCGAGTTCCTGCTATCGTCAGCTTTCATTCTTGGTTGATATCCGCGAGCAGTCGATTTCTTGATATGGAAAACAATGCACACAATTTCTCTACCGGCCAGCGGAGGACTTCTCTCAGGATACTgttctaataaaaaaaagtcgCGGTTTCAAGAAACAGCGAAATTTGGAAACTATCAGATCTTTCGTACATGCTGCTCCATGGACTGGCTGAGAAACGGTGCGGTGAATAAGGCTTACATTATTCTGCACAGACAAGAATCTGAATCTTCTTCATCGGAGTCACTCACATCACTGCAGGGAAATAGATTGAGCCAAACATGAGAAGATGgtgtgggaaaaaaaaaaactacatatTTAACATCTATTTCGTCAACTCTAGTGAATCCTATGTAACTCTTTGATGAGatagaaaaatatttgttattCCTATTTGGATAGGATCTGGGATGGAGTTGTACCAGAGAGAATTCAATTGTTGGATTGCATCAGAGTTTGAGGGAACGACATGAAATGTATCCTAATGTATACAACTGTTCAGTAGAAAGCATAAGCTTCGTTTATCAAGCTGAAGTGATATCGCAATGTTTTGTCCGGTTGACATGTAAGACTatgatttcaagaaaatatcacGATGAGCATATAACAGTTTCTACTCGGTGTACCCTGGTTGGTGAAATGTAAAAGTTGAGCATATTGCTTTTATGCCTCTTCTATTGTTTCGGTTAAGCTACATGATACATTATCATTTAAGCTCAAAACATTCATAATCTATAACGGAAAAGCATTTGACAATTTCTACCATCAAAGTTATGCCAGGGAAGGGAACCACCACATATAACTCCATTGGCTCATACACAAGGTCTATGTTACCACTAGAATTCTTAGGTATCACAGATTAACCTTGAAGTTCGATGCTcgaaaaatgttattttgtatTCAACCATGGTGCTACATTTTAAAATGAACATATAAAATGTTGTTAACTCGACTATAAGGAAGGTGTAATCGCCCCCAATCCGTCCCTCACTCAAGTCACTTTGTTCCATAAAATGAATCCACTAACTATATCATAACTCAGAAAAATCAAATCTCAATGAAACATCTACGCGATCTATTATCTTTCAACAGAACACATTATCAATAACAGATCACCATTGTACTAAATTATCCAAGTCTTTCCTTCTATCCAATATTTAACATAATCCATTCCGCACAATAACTAAACAGTAAGAAATAGATAACTATACTCATTTACAGTAACAAACACAATACTGAGAATCAAATTTCACAATAAACACAAATGTTGCTCTATAAACTGCGAAAATAACTACAATACCTCGGTTGAAATTCCAAGATTTCAGCTAGCTTCGATCCATCCCTATCTAACCACTGAACTTTCCTCTTAGGCTTCCCAGACTTTTTCAACAGCCCACCTTTCTTGGAGGGCAACAGTAACTGTGAATCATCATCAACATCACATTCCCCATTCAAAATTACACCATCAGATCCCAAACTATGCAAAATCTTCTTATTTTCATCACTGTCCACACCTTTGATTTTTGTATCCATCAAAACGATTTTGTAAAAAAGAAACACTAAACAATCAAAATTCTAAGCATTTCTAACGCATAAACATATCATGATCACAAAACCCaattctcaaaatcaatcaTACAGCATCCCAAACAACAAAAGATCTCATCTTTCCGCGAGGATTTCACGGGAGTTATACCACAAACCAGGAAAAGTCCACGCATGGTTTGATTTGGGCACCAATCAATACTCAACTGGATCCAATTGAACATCACCAGTTTCCATATTCTTGAATATATTGACGAATCTAACACATCGACAAGATTGGTAAAACAATGACCGGACACCTGAAATCGTAATAATtctaaaacaacaaaattaaatataaccTATAAAAAACTAAAAAGAAATTATGGGTTTTTTATTCCCTCAGAAATGCAATGGATTACAGATGGCATCAATCGCAAATTTTGGTTATGTAAAGGCAGAGATTTCGAAAAAGTGGTGGAAAAAGATTGAGAACCCTGAGATGGAAGTGTTCGACTAGTGGAGGCATTTATTTGACAATTGTTATttccaaatattaaaaataaattacctcaattttttttggtaagttttattattatattatatagtaaatacttacctataataaatatattttaaatcaattttggtttttatttaatttaattgaatatttttgtatttttataatgataatttaattaaaaaaatattgcaaaACTTGCGAAAGCCTCAAACAAAGTAAATAGTATAGATTATTGGAgttgatataattaattaatcaatttataaatttttttattagagaaatattttttttaataaattttttttttttttgagaaatattgGTTTAAGAAAGTTACTTGGGAAGGGGTCAAATTTTTTCAAGTGGTTTGACAAAATCCAACGGCTGAATTTTGTGGTAAGCTGCCAAGGTATATCGTTACCATTGAATAGTATTATAGAGTAGTtatcttatgagacggtcttacgaatctttatttgtgagacgagtcaatcctacccatattcacaataaaaagtaatactcttactataaaaattaatactttttcatgaatgacccaaataagagatctgtctcacaaaatacgatccgtgagaccgtctcacacaagtttttgccagtTTTTATAATGTGTGTGGATATAAATGCCTTTAAATAAGGAATAGAATCGAAAAATTAATTCCTTTCCATTTTCAGAATCAAAGTTATATTTGATAGTTGTTTTTAACTAATTTGACAATACATAAGCATATGCTTGCATTAATTGTTTATCATGATCAACCATGGATTCGACGTCGTTTTCTTCCACTTTCGATTAaatcgtttttattttattttattttattttatttatacttGACTTTTAATCTTGTTTTCTAAAACATCGTGCTTGAACTAAATTTCAACGTATTATGTGATATTTTGTCATTAAATTGAagcaaaaatatcaaattacatgcatgtttaaagttgaaaaaTTAAGATATTCAGATAAATTGGATTTATAGTTGAAAGTTgggaattaatttaattttgtttttggtttCAAAATGAGAAAGTTACATAAAAGATattctaattaaaaaaatataaagaattaATCTACCAACTTTGGGCAGGCTGGAAAAATCTGTCCCTCCTTGTATTAGTTGTATATAGAATTAAATATATGACTT
This genomic interval carries:
- the LOC140962126 gene encoding agamous-like MADS-box protein AGL62, translating into METNSTKKKTRGRLKIEMKKVESKKNLQVTFTKRRKGLFGKAGELAALCGSEIAILVQSPAGKISSFGYPSAESVIHNYESAGTYYNYSPSEGDITDAKNGYFQAVARLEEQKRIESAAKEISTEDNRKLWWDEENEGMELHELEEYGEALEKLLERVTVKEMEVAKESEKQLALDLDSVRPPCPNIELNLDAFQDQINYFMTTSVESDAREEEILGDVWHFDDDLWDWKTS
- the LOC140962182 gene encoding uncharacterized protein isoform X1, which encodes MDTKIKGVDSDENKKILHSLGSDGVILNGECDVDDDSQLLLPSKKGGLLKKSGKPKRKVQWLDRDGSKLAEILEFQPSDVSDSDEEDSDSCLCRIIILREVLRWPVEKLCALFSISRNRLLADINQE
- the LOC140962182 gene encoding uncharacterized protein isoform X2, which produces MDTKIKGVDSDENKKILHSLGSDGVILNGECDVDDDSQLLLPSKKGGLLKKSGKPKRKVQWLDRDGSKLAEILEFQPSDVSDSDEEDSDSCLCRIITVS